One Antarctobacter heliothermus DNA segment encodes these proteins:
- the pcaF gene encoding 3-oxoadipyl-CoA thiolase, translated as MDAFICDGVRTPIGRYGGALSSVRADDLAALPIKALMARNPSVNWSAVDEVIYGSANQAGEDNRNVARMAGLLAGLPEDVPGTTVNRLCASGMDAVGFAARGIKSGDYTLCIAGGVESMSRAPFVMPKATAAFTRANEVYDTTIGWRFVNPKMKAMYGTDSMPQTADNVASDYGISRADQDAFAARSQARWAAAQEAGLFADEIVPVEVPQRKGDPVVVDTDEHPRPGTTADKLSKLKGVNGPDLSVTAGNASGVNDGSAALLLASEIAARANGLTPMARVLGMASAGVAPRVMGIGPVPASRKVLERLNLTIDQMDVIELNEAFAAQGLATLRELGVADDDPRVNAQGGAIALGHPLGMSGARLVLTAAHQLRRNGGRYALCTMCVGVGQGAAIVLERV; from the coding sequence ATGGACGCGTTCATCTGCGACGGAGTGCGTACGCCGATCGGGCGATACGGCGGGGCATTGTCTTCGGTTCGGGCCGACGATCTGGCGGCGCTGCCGATCAAGGCGCTGATGGCGCGCAACCCTTCGGTGAACTGGAGCGCGGTGGATGAAGTCATCTACGGCTCTGCCAATCAGGCTGGTGAAGACAACCGCAACGTGGCCCGCATGGCGGGGCTGTTGGCGGGGCTGCCAGAGGATGTTCCGGGCACCACTGTGAACCGGCTTTGCGCCAGCGGCATGGACGCGGTGGGTTTCGCGGCACGCGGGATCAAGTCGGGCGATTATACGCTGTGCATTGCGGGCGGTGTGGAGAGTATGAGCCGCGCGCCCTTTGTGATGCCCAAGGCCACCGCCGCCTTTACCCGTGCTAATGAAGTTTATGACACCACCATTGGCTGGCGTTTTGTGAACCCCAAGATGAAGGCGATGTACGGCACGGATTCCATGCCGCAGACCGCCGACAACGTCGCATCTGACTATGGCATCAGCCGTGCCGATCAGGACGCTTTTGCCGCGCGGTCGCAGGCGCGGTGGGCCGCGGCGCAAGAGGCGGGGTTGTTCGCGGATGAGATCGTCCCGGTCGAGGTGCCGCAGCGCAAGGGCGATCCGGTCGTTGTCGACACTGATGAACATCCGCGCCCCGGCACCACGGCCGATAAGCTGTCCAAGCTGAAGGGCGTGAACGGCCCGGATCTGAGCGTGACGGCGGGCAATGCCAGCGGCGTGAACGACGGGTCGGCGGCCTTGTTGCTGGCCTCTGAAATTGCTGCCCGTGCGAATGGTCTGACGCCGATGGCGCGGGTTCTGGGCATGGCCTCTGCCGGAGTGGCGCCGCGTGTCATGGGGATCGGTCCGGTGCCGGCCAGCCGCAAGGTGCTGGAGCGATTGAACCTCACTATAGACCAGATGGATGTGATAGAATTGAATGAGGCCTTTGCGGCGCAGGGGCTGGCCACGTTGCGTGAATTGGGCGTGGCGGACGATGATCCACGTGTGAACGCGCAGGGTGGGGCGATTGCGCTAGGCCATCCGCTGGGCATGTCCGGCGCGCGTCTGGTGCTGACTGCAGCGCACCAGTTGCGGCGCAACGGCGGGCGTTATGCGCTCTGCACCATGTGTGTGGGCGTCGGCCAGGGGGCGGCGATCGTCCTCGAACGGGTATGA